TGAAGTGGTGTTTCGCAGCGTATGCAGTGAAGATGCTTGTTACACCTGGGTCAAAACCGCAACCGAGAATAGCAGTTAGTCCTGCTTTCTCAAAGCGCTCACGGTATGCCCACTGCCATGAATATTCAAAGTGAGCCTCATCCTTTGGCTCGTAGTTGGCTGTGTCGAGATAGTTGCATCCGCAAGCCAGACAAGCATCCATAATGGTGAGATCCTGGTAGGGGAGGGCGAGGTTGATAACAAGCTCAGGCTTGTAGCTGCTGAAAAGTGCCTTCAACTGTTCTACATCATCGGCATCAACCTGTGCAGTCTGGATAGGCATGTCATAACCTTTGTCATGTATAGCCTTTACCAATGCATCACATTTCTCCTTGCGACGGCTGGCAATCATGAACTCTGTAAACACATCTGCATTCTGAACAATTTTGAATGCAGCTACCGTTGCGACGCCTCCGGCGCCAATCATCAGTACTCTACTCATTTTTTATATAAATATTTATCGTTATTTTATTGCTTAATAATATACTCTCTTTTTATATGTCTTGTTATTGACGACGAAAGATGCCGAGATAACGGGCTTATACACGTTTACCAGTTTGCTTGGTATGTTGAATGTACGAGATTCGCCTTTCTTTATTTTGATAAATGCATTGTCGTCATCCTTCACATTAATATTGAATTGCCCATCAATACCTAATGAAGACAACGTGATAGTACTTGAATAGTTGTTGGTGATTACAATCGGACAGTTTGCTGTCACCATGTCGTTTGCTTTCTGGTAGTCACCACCTCCACGTACTATGTTGACTTTGTCGGATGCAATGAATACAGTAACGGTGCAGTAATCATTATAGTCATCCACTCCCATGTAATTACCGATTGATGCGGTAATTCGTACCTTGGGGGCAGCTTCAGGACCAGATGCCTTCAGTTCTCTTTCAGTTGTTTTATTGTCAATGGATCTTACTATACCGTTATCAACTGTGGCAATAGACTCCTTATCCGTTTTCCATGTGATGGTTCGGCCAGTGTTGGTCTTGGCTACGAGTACAAATGACTGACCTTCTTCAACCTCATGTTCTGCTTCGTTCAGGTAGATGTACTTATGTTGCAGGATGGGGAAAGTCACTGTTTCCTTGAAATTTGAAATAGTGATGGTGTCTCGACGCTCGAAAGCATTGCCAGAGAAGTAAGGTATGGTAATCTTGTGATAGTATTGGTCTATACCAGATGTGGACTTGGCACCAATGCTTACCCATGTCCCTTTCTTGTTGATCTTATAATCAGGTGTCAGAGTCTTAATGGGAAGATTGAATTCACCACCTTCTTTAGCGAAGTTCATACTCTTTCTGTTGTCTTCGAAGTTGATTTCAATCTTTGGATTGGTCGTTTGGGTGAGCGGAATCTTTGCCAATTCCTCGCCACTTACTAATAGTTTTAAATCGCCAATATGCTTCTCATTCGTTTTGTTTTCTGAGAAGTTTAGGGTGATAATCTCATTGTTCTCGTCTATTGGCTTCAGAATATAGTCCACCCAAGTACCCGGTAATTTTACTTGATACTTTGCATTACTGGTTACGTGGAGGTCAATACTTTGCTGTGTGTAGTCAACATCAACCCTCTTTTCTGTGATTTTTATCTGAGTGCGATAATTCTGCGTCAGCTTGAAACTGGTTTTAATAGTACTCGATTCCACATTGGTGCCATCAAGCAGATAGAGGGTAACTGTTGCAGAACGTGCATTGAACGCGTTGTTTACTGCTGAAGTGAATATCACGTTCTTCCCACTGACTTTTCCACTTACCCACTTAGCACCTTGTAAAGTCTCATTGTCAATGATCTGACAACGAATGTTTTTCAGCTCCGTTCCGTAGTGAAGGGTATCTGCAGTTTGATTGTATTCGATAGTCCGATCATTTATTTTCTTGTTGTCGAAAATAGTGTAGTGTTGTTGTTCTATGTTGAAAGAGGTCTTCACTGTGCTTGACTCTATATTACTTCCATTGGGAAGATAGAGTAAAACCTTGGCAGAGCGGTCTGTCTTGGAATTGAGTACATTCGAAGTGAGAACAACGATGTTTTCTTTCTCTCTCACATCAGCTTTCAGCCATGTGGCATTGTTGTGAGTCGTATTATCTGTAACCTGACATTTAATGTCTTTCAGCGAATGCTCGAACTTCAGCGTGTCTGTCTTCTGATCCCAAACGAGTTTTCTGTTTTCAATCTTCAGCGAGTCAAAAATGTCATTGTGCTTCTGGGTTACTGTGAAAACGTACTGCGCACAGGTAGAATCGACAGTATTCGTGTTGCTCATGAAAAGTGTAATCTTTGCAGCGCGATTTTCCTTATTGGTCAGTTTATCTGCTGAAACAATGAGCTCTTTACCGTCTTTTGCCAGCTTAAGCCATGTTGGAGCTTTCTGGGTTGTTGGGTCGGTAAGAATGTATTTAACGTTTGTCAGGTCGAAATTGGGCTTGATGGTATCTTTCTGTTGATCCCATGCCAAAGTGCGATTCTTGACATTGTTGTTGTCGAAAAGATCATTGCGAAGTTGTCTCACTACGAAAGTAGTATGTACGGTAGTGGTATCGATAATCGTACCATTATTGGGTAGATAGAGTGTTACTGTCGCTTTGTTGGTGAAACGGGCATTATTTACTTGAGGTTTCAATATCACCCAGTTGTTCTTTTCGTCAACGGTTGTCTGAAGCCATTTAGGCGCAACATTGGTTACACTGTCAGTCATGACATACTTGATTCCTGTCAGTGGCTTGTCAAAGAATAGTGTGTCACCCACTTGGTTCCATTTAAGGGTGATGACTGTATCTGATGGGAATTTTTCAAACACAGGATTCTGATGTTGAGTGACAAGGAATGCAAAGTTGGCTAATAGCGAGTCTGCCGTTAACGTACTTGCGTTCTTTGGTATCATTCGGATAAGAGCTTGTCTTACACCTGCTGATTTGTAGTTATCAACATGCAGTTTGAGTATTGATGAAATTATTGAGGTCTTGCACCAAGATACATTCTCATCGTCAACGCCCATGACCTTAAGGTTTACAGCATCCTGCAAAATGCGGCCCAGATCAATTATTGTATCACTTGCTGTATAGGGCATAACCAGCTCTGAGATGTTCAAACCGTCAAACATCTTGTTCTTGCGTTGTACAATTTTGAAAATCACTCTCAGTGAAGTGTCGTCAAGGTCAGTACGGCTTGGGTCGGTAGTCAGAACAACTTGCGCACAACGGTCTAAAATGGTTGTGTTCTCCTCAAGTTTTATATCAATTTTCCCATTGGAGAGTTTAATCTCTTTTACCCAAAGTGCCTGCATGTTTGTAGCTGTATCGATAGCTTCCCAGAGAACAGAACGGCTCAGGTCTGCATCTATCAGAAGAGTGCGATTTGTTTCATCTGAATTCATGTAAACAGGAGAAATCTGTAATCCTGTCAGTGGGGAAGGGTAGGTCTGTTTCTCTACGCAGGCATACATAGAGAAAATTGTAATCATTATAAGTAGGTTGTTTATCAAAAACTTTTTCATAATCGCTTATTTCTGTACGTATTCAAATTCAGATAGTTTGTCAAGGTAGTATTGTCTTAAGACTTTCCATGGATAGTAGGGCCACTTGTCTGTTTTTACAGGCAAGGTGGCTTCGCGTTCGTTCAACAGAGCTTTCACCAGCACTTCTCCACTCTTTCCTTTCTTTGGGCGGTAGAATACCAACTGTATATTGCAGGCCATGGGGAATATGTTGTAGTTCCGCCAATAACGATCCAAAGAGTCTGGATTTTCTACGCTGATTCCGCATGAATCAAGTTCAAGCAGGCATGCCAGCGGCATAACACAAACTTCATGGCCAAAACGTAAAGTTGCTTGGACGTTGGCTTTTGCTGCGTCTGCTCCCAATACAGTGTCAGTGGTCTCTATGATGTTCTTTAGAAGATTTCTTTGGCTAAAGGGCATGATGCCACCGGTTTGTGGGGCGGCACCGTAGTTCAGATACCAACCGACGTTGCGTACACACCATTGGGCATAGAGTTCGTCAGTGGTAAAAAGGCTCAGCAAATCAATATCAGTATCATGGCTCTGCATGTTTGCTGCAACCTCAAACAGGTTGTATGTCATATCTATGGCATTGATGCTGTCCTTCACCCATTGCTGGTCGTTGAAGAGAAGTTTCATCAGCCGCTCCGGTTTAGTGACTCGCTCCTGATAAGCCCTTTTCTCTTCCTGTTTTACTCTTTTGCTATGTTCCTTTAAACGGTCATCCCACGGCTGGTTAAGATAATATTGTAGTGACTCACTCACATCGTTATGGATACGAGCTGAGGGATTGGCAGCCATCATTTCCTCGCATTCGGCAATCATAGAAAGAATGCAACGTGGAACTACTGTAGAACGTGCATCAATGGCTACATTTTTCTTTTTAAAAATTTCAGGGAAATGTTCGGTCATGCGTTTGCCAATACCATGGTGCTGGCGCTCGCCAACAGTTGTCAAATCGCCCAGGCGTTTGATGGTACATGGAATAAAAATCTCTAGTTTTTCCAGAACTTCACATCCTGTTGGCGTGAGCTTTCCTTGGCTTTCTGCCTTGCGCAATACATCGGCAACTCGCGAGTAGTCCTGCTTTCCAATCAGCCATCGTGAACCATGACGACCATAGTGACTCAAGTAGAATGGCTCATATCCTTTAGGAGCAGGAGTTAAGGGTTTTGTAGCCGGGTAACGGTCATAGTCCAAGTAGTTGCTTCCGCATAGGAATGGGTTCTCGGCAATTTCTTCGCGTGCCGTTTTCTGCGCCTGAATGGTAAGACAGAGTACAATTGTACAAAAAGAAAGAATGACTTTTTTCATATGGTTTTTGTCAATAAACCTTTTATATAATAAGGTAAATGCAAAATTACAAACTTTCTGTAGAATGACCAAATTCTGTTGGATAAAATACAAAAAAGAAAGCTCTTCTTTTTATTATAAAGAGCTTTCCTTTGGCTGATAAATATATTATTGGGGATTATTTTGCGTCCTTCCCCTCTTCTTTGTTTTCAGCTGATTCGTCTTTAAAATCGCTGATACCGTTTTCAATGAGAATATTGTACCACTGGATAAGTTTCTTGATGTCACTGTTGTGAACACGGTCACGGTCGAAGTTTGGCAGAATCTTAGCAAAGTATTCACGCAGTTCATCACCGCTGGCTTTCTTTACATCAATAGATGCTTTCTTGCCCTTTTCGAGGGTCTTCATGTTGTCAAGAACGGTGGTGAGGGCTACGTCCTCATCGTCGGTGAACATAGCGATGTCGTTGAGGGATGTAATACGGTCTGTTGCAAATGCAGGCTGACGACGGTGTGTGGCGTCAAGTGCCTCTACAATGAGGTTGTTCTTGCCGTTTGTCACAAGCTTGTAAAGACCGGGCTTGCCGGAGATTGCTAAAATTGTTTGTTGCATTTTATTCTTTCTTTAGTTATTATTGTTGTAATTTATTCAAAATGGTCTCTAACTGTGGTAAGAGTGGCTGTATGCCATCGTTCACTATTTCAAAGTCTGCAGCTTGTCGCACCTTCTCCTGTGGCCATTGGCGGTTCATCCATTGACGGGCTTTCTCGTTGCTGATGTTGTCACGCTTCATGATTCGCTCCAGACGGATGATCTCAGGCGCTGTGACAACAATAACCCGATCTACTAAATGACTGATGCCCGATTCGAATAGGATAGCACTCTCCATCCATTGCATTCCGCTTTGTATGAAATCGTTGACTACAGCGGGATGAACAATGTTGTCTATTGCGTGGGCATTGTCTTCAGAAAGCAGTAGAAAACGTGCTACAACTGCTTTGTTCAGTAGTCCGTCGTCGGTATAAGCGTCTGGCCCTAGTAGTTTAATGAGCTGGGACTTTAATTCTGCAGACTCGTGCATCAACCGCTTGGCTGCTTTGTCGCAGTCGTACACCTCAATATTACGTTCAGCCAGGAGTTTGCAAACATAACTTTTCCCGCTCCCAATACCGCCTGTGATGCCAATCTTCATGAATGAAACTATTGGATAGAGTCGTTGTCGTTTACAGACTGCTGTTGCTTGTGGTGGTGAACAGCGATACTGTCAGCAGATGCTGTGTCTGTAGATTCGTTTTTCTGGCTCTGTTCTTCTATAAGGTAGTCAACCTGTTTGACGCTCAGTGCAGCTCTTGTAATGCCTTCTGGGGAAGACTGAAGGTAGATGTTGCATTTGGACGATTGACTTCTCTGTATTTCCTCGTAGTCGGCAACAACCCTAAAATCGTTCTTTGACAAGGACTGATAAGTCTTTACGCCTGTCACGAATTTTACCTTTACTTTTGCCGGGAACGTGCGAAGAATCTTTCCCTTTGGCATGTTAATACCTACCACGGGCACATCGTCGAAACTAACCTCCGTAAGTACATCGGTCATGAATCGTATTGACACCATGTTTGGAAGCATTTTTACACCGGCAATTTTCTGGAGTCTGGCATCTACTGTCAGCGTGTCGCGAAAATCAGAATAGTTCAGCACTTCTGTGTACACCGTGTTGATGCTGTCGAGTTTGGAATGTGACGCATAGATGGTGACACTGTCTGGGTCGTATTCCACACCTGAGATGAAGAATAGCTCTTCTGGTGTTACTGAACCACGCCATTTGATAGGCACGCGCTTCTTCTCTCCGTAGTTGTAGTAGAACGTGAGCTTCTCCGGCTTTATGCTGATCAGTTTTGAAGAACTGGTCAAACGAGAGGTTATCTTCTTGCTCAATTCGCTCGCAGGTACTTCGCCCATTCCATTGTGGCGGGCGTTGCTTTTAAAGTCTATTGTGATATTTTGCATGGCGTCACCATACATATATCCCAACAGAATGATACCTTTGTCGCGTATGGTGACCCGAAGTGTGTCGGTCTCGGGCGAGGTCATCACCACTGTCTTTGGTATGTTCGTGTAATGCACAGGAATGCGTATTTCCTGTTCGTAGTTGTCGTTGAGGGCCATGAGTATCCAGAATACTCCGGCAACGGCAAAAAAGAACAGGAAAATCAAAAATTCTCTGTTTGCTTTACTGAACAGGAAATTGATGATGGAGCGGATGATGTCGCTTGCTTTCACTTACGGGAAAACCTCGTCAGTTCAATTCATACAAGTACAAGAACTTCTATTTCTGCAGAGGAGTGTTTGCTGAATCCTTGAACACTGAACCGCGGTCTACTGTGATTACTACGTCGCGGGCAATTTTTACTTCGACGGTGTTCTTTGTCAGGTCAATGCTTTTTACTGTTCCGTAGATACCGCCGCCTGTAACAACAGACGTGCCTTCGGTCAGTTCGTTCTGAAATTTCTGAATTTCTTTCTGACGTTTCTGCTGAGGGCGAATCATAAAGAAATACAGGATTCCAAACATTGCTACCAGCATGATAATGGTACCCATGCCGCTACCTTGTGCGGCCTGTGCCTGAAGAATGATGTTGGTCATATTCTTACTTTGTGTTATTTTGTTGATTATTCTTGTCTGTCTCTTCTATCCTCAATGGTCTTGAACAACCGTCCTGTCGCAATCAAATGGCGGGCGATAGCATCAAGCATGCCGTTGATATAGCCGGCACTGCGTGGGGTAGAGTAGTATTTAGCCAGTTCTACGAACTCGTTGATAGTAACATTCAGGGGAATGCTGGGGAAAGTGAGCATTTCTGCAATAGCAATCTGCATGATGATGACATCCATATAGGCCAGACGGCTGAAGTCCCAGTTGCGTGAGGCTTCGCTCATGAATCGCTGATACTCCTCGCCATTCAAAATTGTGGCACGAAACAGTTTGCGGGCATAGTCCTTCTCGTCCTCGCTGTCGTATTCTGGCAGCAATTCCTGCTTGGGTCCATTCTTTTCGTCAAAGCGTTTGATGGTTTTCAGTACAAAGGTGTCAACAACTTCTTTGTCGTCGTTCCAATAAAGACTTTGTTCTTCTAAGAGGGCATCAAGGTCGGCGTTGTCTTGAATGAGAGTGCGATAAATCTTACGCCACAGCTCGCGGTCTGCGTCGTAATTGTCCTCATTACTCTCCATGTAATCTTTGTAGATTTGGCTTTGCTCTATCAGTTCAAATAATTTTCCTATGAACTCTGGGCTGTCTTCCCAATGGCGTTTTTGTGTTTCTGAAGACTCTAAAAGTTGCTTGTTGTTCTCAAGCTGCATGGCAAAGCGATTGTAAGCAAACTTCTGTGATGGTTCCACTGAACCCTCTCGTTGTGCTTTTGCCTGTAAAATGTTCAATCTGCGGCGCGATTCTTTTGTAACGGCTACGATAAGAGACAATAAATAATTGTACAGATCGTAAGCTTTCGACAAACTAAAGAACAATTCTTTTTCAGCCGTGTCAATGTTCTTGTTACCGTTTTGATAGTACGCGTAGGTTAACTGAACAATTTTAATTCTGATGATCTCTCGATTAATCATTATTAATACTTTCCTTATTGTTATGCGTTGCAAAATTAGCTATTTTTCCTCTATTTGACAAGAAAAACCATGAAATTTTAGGAATTTAATATTAAAAGGTTTCGTAATTCAATATAAATTAGTAACTTTGCACCCGCTTTTCGCGAAAGCACATTGAATAATTTCGTGTGATGGTGAATTAAGCAATTATTTTTATTAACAACTTAATTTAGAGTAACACATTTAAAGTTATGAGAGAAATTGCTATCAACGGCAAGAAGCGTGAGGCTACCGGCAAGAAGGCTTCTAAGCTGCAGCGCAAGGAGGGACTTGTTCCCTGCAATCTGTATGGTGAGGTAAAAGGCCAGAATGGTCAGCCCGAAGCTTTGGCTTTCTCAGCTCCTATGTCTGAGTTGCGTAAGGCAATCTACAGCCCCCATGTATTTGTCGTAAACCTGAACATCGACGGTAAGGAGTGCAAGGCTATCATTAAGGAGCTGCAGTTCCATCCCACTACCGATGCTCTGCTGCACGCTGACTTCTATGAGGTAAATGAGACAAAGGCTATCACCGTGGGTATTCCCGTTAAGCTGAACGGTCTGGCTCAGGGCGTTCGTGAGGGTGGTAAGCTGAGCTTGTCAATCCGTAAGATTAATGTTACTGCTCCCTACAAGCAGATTCCTGAAGTTCTGAACGTTGACGTTACCAACCTGGGTCTGGGTAAGGCTATCAAGGTAGGCGAACTGAGCTTCGAAGGTCTGGAATTGGCTACTCCCGCTCAGGTAGTTGTATGCTCAGTGAAGGAGACTCGTGCTTCTAAGGCTGCTGCCGCTACTGCAGAGTAATTGTAAGGAATGGACAAGTACTTAATTGTTGGCTTGGGAAACGTCGGCAGTGAATACGATATGACCCGCCACAACACTGGATTTATGGTATTGGATGCTTTTGCGAAGGCATCCAATATCGTTTTTGAGGATAAGCGATACGGTTTCGTAGCCGAGACGACCATCAAGGGCCGCAAAGTTTTTCTTCTGAAACCGTCAACCTATATGAATTTGAGTGGTAATGCTGTTCGCTACTGGTTGAACAAAGAGAATATCGACCAGCAGCGCCTCCTTGTCATTAGTGATGATGTGGCATTACCCTTGGGTGCATTCCGCTTGAAGGCTAATGGTTCTAATGGAGGACATAACGGTTTAGGTCATATTCAGCAACTGATTGGTCAGAACTATGCCCGTCTGCGTATGGGTATTGGCAATGAGTATGCTCGAGGTCAGCAGGTTGACTGGGTATTGGGCCGTTATAGTGATGAAGAGATGAAAACTCTTCAGCCCAGTATTGAGCTTGGTGTAGAGATTATCAACAGCTTCGTGTTGTCAGGTATTGACATCACGATGAATCAGTATAATAAACTGGGGAAGAAATGAGTGAGGCCCGTATAGACAAATGGTTGTGGGCAGCGCGTATTTTCAAAACGCGCAGTATTGCTGCCGATGCCTGCAAGAATGGCCGTGTGATGGTGGGTGGAACTACGGTGAAGCCTTCGCGCATGGTGAAAGTTGGCGAAACGGTGAGTGTGCGCAAACCGCCTGTGACCTATTCGTTCAAGATTCTGAAAACCATCGAGCAGCGTGTTGGTGCCAAGCTCCTTCCTGAGATCTATGAGAATGTTACAACGGCCGACCAGTATGAACTGTTGGAAATGAACCGTATCAGCGGTTTTGTGGATCGTGCACGTGGTACAGGACGCCCCACCAAGAAAGACCGTCGCGCTATGGATGCATTCGTTTCGCCTGCTCTTGAAGGTTTTACTGACTTCGATTTTGATGAAGATTGGGACGAAGCGGATGAAGAGTAAAAATATATTATAGCTATAATCGCACGAATTATAGCTATAATTCTGAAAATTTTAGCTATAATTTATTTCAATAAAAACGCTCCGACTCTTGAATCGGAGCGTTTTTGGTATGTAATAGTTATTGTTTTCCTGTGTTTTCAGAAGAACACTACGTGCGTTTCAATGAAACTCTACAAGCGTTTCAAAGGAAATGATTAGAAACCGTAGATCTCTTTCAGCTTTTCTCCAAGTGCCTCACCGCGCAGGTCGTTGGCAACGATTTTTCCTTTCGGGTCGCAGAGAATGCTTGAGGGAATACTGCGAATGCCGTATGTCTGTCCAGCAATCGACTGCCAGTACTTCAGGTCTGACAGATGAATCCAGTTCAGTTCTTTTTCACGGATGGCACGCTTCCATGCACCTTCTGAACGGTCGAACGAAAGACCGACAACGTTGAATCCCTTGGCTTTGTACTTTTCGTAGTTGGCCTTCACATTTGGCATTTCCATCATACAGGGACCGCACCATGAAGCCCAGAAATCAATCAGTACATAGTTTCCTTTGCCTACGTATTCACTCAGTTTGTGGGTGTTACCCAAAGTGTCTGCTTCAACAACATCGGTAAACATTGCACCAATAGCGCGCACATTCTTTGCGTCCTGTTGTGAACTTACTTGTGCCGTGATGGGCAGTGATGCTAACATCAGGGCAGCCATTAAAAGGATTTTCTTCATTTTCATTGTGTTTAATTTTTGTTCCGTTGGCAAAAGTACATATTTTTCCTGAGAATGGTCGATTGATAATTGCAAAAAAAACTTGAAATATGGTTTAAGATAATATCAAAATCATTATCTTTGCAATCAATCAATTATAAAATTGATGCAAAATAAGGAACTATTCAAAATACTAATCAATCATTATGAATAATCGTGTTGTTGAAGGTTATATGCCTTTTATGGGGCATCAGACCTACTATCGCATTGTTGGCGAGCAGTCGGGAAAAGTCCCTTTGTTGTTGCTTCACGGAGGACCAGGAAGTACCCACAATTATTTTGAGGTTCTCGACTGTATAGCCGATACGGGCCGGCAAGTTATCTCGTACGATCAGATAGGTTGCGGCAATTCCTATCTCGATGGGCATCCTGAACTATGGACACTGGACACGTGGATAGACGAACTTATTGCTATTCGCGAATATCTTCATTTGGATACCGTTCATATTCTTGGTCAGTCGTGGGGTGCCATGCAGGCCATAGCGTATGCAATCGACCAAAAGCCTGTAGGCATTAAATCGTTGATTCTTTCTTCTGGGCATGCCTCCAGCAGTCTGTGGGCCAGTGAACAGCACCGGCTTATTAAGTTCATGTCGGCCGAGGATCAGGAGGCCATCAGGCAAGCTGAAGCCACGGGGAAGTGGGATGATCCTGATTATCTTCGTGCCAACGAGCACTATTTTGAACTGTATGTGACCAGCGTTGATGAACACTCGCCAGAATGTCTAACACGTCCGAAGCGTGCCGGTACGGAAGCTTATTTATATGGATGGGGCCCTAATGAATATCAGCCTTTGGGAAGTTTGAAGGATTTTGAATACACAGACAAGCTTTACCAAATATCTCAGCCCACCTTAATATGTAGTGGTACGCGCGATATCTGTACTCCTGTTGTTGCCGCTTCACTCTATGAGCATATCCCACAGAGCAAGTGGCATCTGTTCAAAAAGGCCCGCCACATGTGTTTCGTGGATGCTCACAAGGAGTATTGCGAAGTGCTTGCTGAATGGTTGCGGGAGAATGATTAGTTTGCTTTGTACTAAGACGTCTGCAAAATAACATGGGGCGCATCCCTGCGCCCCATGCCGTTTTTGCTTTTTATGGAAAAATGACTACTTAATATTGTATTTATAATTAAATCTCTCTTTACTTACCTTTATTTGGAAGCTCGCCTATGCGTGTGAGTTTGAAGTCTGTTGCTGAGAACCATTGCGAATGGCAGGGCTGACCGGTGAATGACTTGTCGGTAGAAACGCCGTAGGCAATAGAGTCGCCAGTCACCATAATGCTGTCAATCAGCAGGTCCGACCAGCCATAGCCTTCCTCGCCGTTTGCCTCGGCAATCTTCTGCCAAAACTCCTGTTTCCACTTCGGCTCTTTTCTCAAGTCGTCCGTTTCTTTAATCTGTGACTTTGCAATTGTGATACTCTCCCAAAGCTCGCCGCCATGATTGCCATAAGCGGGAATCTCTTTCAGTTGAGTCTGATTGCCAATAGCATAGATGAAGGTGCCAGGTCCTTCAGCACGTACGTCACAGTTAAGTGTGTAAATGCCTGGTTCTACTTTCTCCTTACGCTCTATTTGGACAATTTCTTCGCAAGCGGGATTGTAAGCGTCAAGATATCTGATATTGTGATTGCCGTCTAAATATTCTCCGGCCGAGGTGTAGTGCTCGCAGTTCACCGCGGTTAGCAGATTCCATCCCCCTTTGGCTAAATAGTCGGCATCCTCTTCGCTCATCTCGACACCTTGATAGGTGGTGGAGTATGTCTCGAAATCGTTTTCGTGGTCGTACTTTTCTTTATAATTAACTATAAAGATGCTGCATATAATGATGCTGCAGAGTGCTGCTATCCAGATGACGATCCATACGATACGCTGGACGATGCTCATGGGCTGAACCTTATTGGTCAGCGAGAGAATCATGTGTATGGTGGCATAAATGGGAATAAGTAGCAGAATGAATACCGAGCAGATTAAGGTGACCACCACAATGGGGCTGCTGTTGTATATCTCACTAAGCCCCAGGAGACCCAATGGGGCTAAGCTCAGTGAAGGAAATAAAAGTGCTGATATCAGAACGACGATACCAGAAAGTAGGCTGATGCCGCATGCAATACCTACTAATACAGCAATGGCAATGAAAAAGCCGAAGGCGATTTTCAGGATCAGCGTAAAGAAATTGCGCAACAGACTTTGTTGCTCTATTGGCTCGTTTTTGTCAATGACTGCATCGGCCAAGTTTTGTGGTGTCACATTCTTTCCCTCCATTTGAAGCAGTTGTTCTGGAGTTTTTGCTTCAGGCATCACAATGGCCAGAATGATGTATGCCAACAGTCCAAAGCCGTGGGCAAAAAATAGAAGGATAGCCAGCAGTCGCCATACCATTGGGCTGGTGTTCGTATAGGCAGCAAAACCAGATAGTACGCCCGCAAGCATCTTGTCTTTAGGGTTGCGGAACAATTTCTTGCCAGCTGTTCTTTCGCGTATATTGTTATAAATATTCTGTGCAGCTGAACGGGCTGACTGTT
The sequence above is a segment of the Prevotella sp. E9-3 genome. Coding sequences within it:
- a CDS encoding 50S ribosomal protein L25; this encodes MREIAINGKKREATGKKASKLQRKEGLVPCNLYGEVKGQNGQPEALAFSAPMSELRKAIYSPHVFVVNLNIDGKECKAIIKELQFHPTTDALLHADFYEVNETKAITVGIPVKLNGLAQGVREGGKLSLSIRKINVTAPYKQIPEVLNVDVTNLGLGKAIKVGELSFEGLELATPAQVVVCSVKETRASKAAAATAE
- the yajC gene encoding preprotein translocase subunit YajC is translated as MTNIILQAQAAQGSGMGTIIMLVAMFGILYFFMIRPQQKRQKEIQKFQNELTEGTSVVTGGGIYGTVKSIDLTKNTVEVKIARDVVITVDRGSVFKDSANTPLQK
- the coaE gene encoding dephospho-CoA kinase (Dephospho-CoA kinase (CoaE) performs the final step in coenzyme A biosynthesis.); the protein is MKIGITGGIGSGKSYVCKLLAERNIEVYDCDKAAKRLMHESAELKSQLIKLLGPDAYTDDGLLNKAVVARFLLLSEDNAHAIDNIVHPAVVNDFIQSGMQWMESAILFESGISHLVDRVIVVTAPEIIRLERIMKRDNISNEKARQWMNRQWPQEKVRQAADFEIVNDGIQPLLPQLETILNKLQQ
- a CDS encoding CdaR family protein → MKASDIIRSIINFLFSKANREFLIFLFFFAVAGVFWILMALNDNYEQEIRIPVHYTNIPKTVVMTSPETDTLRVTIRDKGIILLGYMYGDAMQNITIDFKSNARHNGMGEVPASELSKKITSRLTSSSKLISIKPEKLTFYYNYGEKKRVPIKWRGSVTPEELFFISGVEYDPDSVTIYASHSKLDSINTVYTEVLNYSDFRDTLTVDARLQKIAGVKMLPNMVSIRFMTDVLTEVSFDDVPVVGINMPKGKILRTFPAKVKVKFVTGVKTYQSLSKNDFRVVADYEEIQRSQSSKCNIYLQSSPEGITRAALSVKQVDYLIEEQSQKNESTDTASADSIAVHHHKQQQSVNDNDSIQ
- the nusB gene encoding transcription antitermination factor NusB, with the translated sequence MINREIIRIKIVQLTYAYYQNGNKNIDTAEKELFFSLSKAYDLYNYLLSLIVAVTKESRRRLNILQAKAQREGSVEPSQKFAYNRFAMQLENNKQLLESSETQKRHWEDSPEFIGKLFELIEQSQIYKDYMESNEDNYDADRELWRKIYRTLIQDNADLDALLEEQSLYWNDDKEVVDTFVLKTIKRFDEKNGPKQELLPEYDSEDEKDYARKLFRATILNGEEYQRFMSEASRNWDFSRLAYMDVIIMQIAIAEMLTFPSIPLNVTINEFVELAKYYSTPRSAGYINGMLDAIARHLIATGRLFKTIEDRRDRQE
- a CDS encoding DUF5606 domain-containing protein, with translation MQQTILAISGKPGLYKLVTNGKNNLIVEALDATHRRQPAFATDRITSLNDIAMFTDDEDVALTTVLDNMKTLEKGKKASIDVKKASGDELREYFAKILPNFDRDRVHNSDIKKLIQWYNILIENGISDFKDESAENKEEGKDAK
- a CDS encoding histidine-type phosphatase, giving the protein MKKVILSFCTIVLCLTIQAQKTAREEIAENPFLCGSNYLDYDRYPATKPLTPAPKGYEPFYLSHYGRHGSRWLIGKQDYSRVADVLRKAESQGKLTPTGCEVLEKLEIFIPCTIKRLGDLTTVGERQHHGIGKRMTEHFPEIFKKKNVAIDARSTVVPRCILSMIAECEEMMAANPSARIHNDVSESLQYYLNQPWDDRLKEHSKRVKQEEKRAYQERVTKPERLMKLLFNDQQWVKDSINAIDMTYNLFEVAANMQSHDTDIDLLSLFTTDELYAQWCVRNVGWYLNYGAAPQTGGIMPFSQRNLLKNIIETTDTVLGADAAKANVQATLRFGHEVCVMPLACLLELDSCGISVENPDSLDRYWRNYNIFPMACNIQLVFYRPKKGKSGEVLVKALLNEREATLPVKTDKWPYYPWKVLRQYYLDKLSEFEYVQK
- the pth gene encoding aminoacyl-tRNA hydrolase, which translates into the protein MDKYLIVGLGNVGSEYDMTRHNTGFMVLDAFAKASNIVFEDKRYGFVAETTIKGRKVFLLKPSTYMNLSGNAVRYWLNKENIDQQRLLVISDDVALPLGAFRLKANGSNGGHNGLGHIQQLIGQNYARLRMGIGNEYARGQQVDWVLGRYSDEEMKTLQPSIELGVEIINSFVLSGIDITMNQYNKLGKK